TGTGCGCCCAGGTCGAGATCGCCTGAACGGGGTTGTTGAGGTAGACGAGACCTACATCGGCGGGGCCGAGTCAGGACTGGCAGGCGGCCGGGCCCCAGGGAAGAAGGTCCTAACCGGAATCGCGGTGGAGGTACCGGAGCCCAGAGGGTTCGGCCGGTGCCGCATGTATCCGCTCGCCGATGCTTCGGCTCGATCCCTGCACGCCTTCGTCAAGAATCATGTCGAGCCGGGCTCGAAGGTTGTCACCGACGGCTGGCAGGGCTACAGCGGACTGGGAAAGCTCGGATACGTCCACGAGCGACGGAGCCAACGGGCTGCGCGGTTGCGCGACGGCGAGCGGCCTGACGAACTCCTACCTGCGGTCCATCGAGTAGCTTCGCTAGCTAAGCGCTGGCTGATGGGCACTCACCAGGGCTCGGCGGACCAGGCGCACCTCCTGAGTTACCTGAACGAGTTCGTGTTCCGCTTCAACCGCCGCCGCTCCCGAAGCCGCGGGATGTTGTTCTTCCGCGTGCTTGAACGTGTCCCTTCGGCAAGGATGCGCAGCCGCAGGCCGATCGCGATTTCTGTGGCCCGGACACGGCGGGTCGCGGGGGCCGGCGCGAGACTCCGACCCGGCGTGGTCGGTCATGCCATGCCGCGGAAACCGGGGCTGCTCCGCTTGTAGGGTACGGTTCTGGCGCCCGGCCGGTCAGGGGGATGAGGCCGCAGCTGGGGTGGAAAGGCGGCCCATCGTCTGGCGATAGCTCCACGGCATCCAGTCGGCGGGAGCGCTGGCCGCCGCCCCGTGATGGCGCAGTAGCTGCAGGGTGTAGTCGAAGGGGTTAACGCGGTTCAGCTCGGCCGTGTGGATCAGGGACATGAAAAGGTCCCCGACGCGAGCGCCGTTCATCGTCTTGTAGAATAGGGCGTTCTTACGGTGTAATATCGCCTTCTTGAGCGACCTTTCGACGATATTGTTGTGTGCGCCTTGGTAAGGCGCAGCGGTTCACCGGGTGAAAATCCCGGCCGGCTAACTCTCGCTCCAGCCGGAAGCACTTTGGAGCAGTTCAGGAGGTAACGAATGGGCTGAAGCATCCGAAGAAAAGGCCTCGAAAGGAGGTCAGCCAGCCGTGCGGGCCGCAACGTGCAGTGAACACCGAGCAGGCCTCGAAAAGGTCGACGTGGATGCCGACCCGCCATAATAACGGGGAAGGCCGCCGCCCTCGGCGAGACGAGCGAGTTTCGTAGCCGGGGGGTCCACCGGGGTAGTGGTGGCAGCACGCACGGACGGGATCGATGCGCAACAAGGGAAGCCCGCCGCGGTGGCGACCGGGTGGCACCGGTCTCCAACGGCCAATCCGTGAGGACCAGGGCAGGCCACGGCGGGTGGCGGATGGGCCAGTAGTACCGTAGAAGCCCGGTAACGCGGGTGGAGGGAAGGGGCCCTGATCCAGGACCAGGGAAAGAAGTGGCAAGAGCCAGGAGATTGATGTGAGTCTAGCAACTCCGAAAACGGTTCAGAAGCTGCAGAAAGCCCTACAGGCGAAAGCTAAGGCAGAACCGGCCTTCCGGTTCTACAGCCTGTGGGACAAGGTGAGCCGCGCCGACGTGCTCGACTTCGCCTACCGCGAGTGCCGTGCGAACGGCGGAGCGGCCGGCGCTGACGGCGAGTCGTTCGCGGACATCGAGGCCCAGGGCGTGGAGCGGTGGCTGGGGCACCTCCAAGAGGAGCTGCGGAGCAAGCGATATGCACCGGGGCCCCTCCTGCGGGTGTGGATTCCCAAGAGCAACGGCGGCCAGCGGCCGCTTGGCATACCGACTATACGGGACCGCACGGTCCAGACGGCGATGCTTCTTGTCCTGGGGCCGATCTTCGAGACCGACCTGCCTCCACAGCAGTACGGCTTCCGGACCGGCCTCGATGCCAAGATGGCGGTGCGCCGGGTCTACTTCCACCTCACCCAGCACGGACGCCACGACGTCGTGGACGGTGATCTCTCCGATTACTACAACACGATCCCTCATGGCCCCTTGATGAGATGCGTCGCCAGACGGGTGGCGGACGGCCAGGTGCTGTCCCTCATCAAAGCTTGGCTACGCTGCCCGGTGACGGAG
The sequence above is a segment of the Candidatus Tanganyikabacteria bacterium genome. Coding sequences within it:
- a CDS encoding transposase domain-containing protein, which codes for MVERSLKKAILHRKNALFYKTMNGARVGDLFMSLIHTAELNRVNPFDYTLQLLRHHGAAASAPADWMPWSYRQTMGRLSTPAAASSP